The following coding sequences are from one Capsicum annuum cultivar UCD-10X-F1 chromosome 3, UCD10Xv1.1, whole genome shotgun sequence window:
- the LOC107863209 gene encoding heavy metal-associated isoprenylated plant protein 39: protein MKKVVLKLEYFDEKIKQKAMKKVSGLEGVESISIDTKEKKLTITGNIDPVSLVSKLRKLCHTDILSVGPAKEPEKKKDEGGKKEEGGGKNDGGKKGDDKKGDDKKGGDDKKKDGKDEAPVMRAFPAPMFYHYQQPYQHYQPPVPAYYHQRSVEEDPNSCVIC, encoded by the exons ATGAAG AAAGTAGTGCTGAAATTGGAGTATTTCGATGAGAAAATAAAGCAAAAGGCCATGAAAAAAGTATCTGGTCTTGAAG GAGTTGAATCAATTTCAATAGACACAAAGGAGAAGAAATTAACAATAACAGGGAACATAGATCCAGTGTCACTAGTTTCCAAATTAAGGAAACTCTGTCACACTGATATCCTCTCTGTTGGACCAGCAAAAGAGCCCGAAAAGAAGAAAGATGAGGGCGGTAAGAAGGAAGAAGGCGGCGGTAAGAATGACGGAGGCAAAAAAGGCGATGATAAAAAGGGCGACGACAAAAAGGGAGGTGATGATAAGAAGAAAGATGGGAAAGATGAAGCTCCTGTAATGAGAGCTTTTCCAGCTCCTATGTTTTATCACTATCAACAACCTTATCAACATTATCAACCACCTGTTCCTGCTTATTATCACCAACGAAGTGTTGAAGAGGATCCAAATTCTTGTGTTATTTGTTAA